One region of Thermodesulfovibrionales bacterium genomic DNA includes:
- the leuD gene encoding 3-isopropylmalate dehydratase small subunit has product MILKGRVWRFGNDVDTDAIIPARYLSTSDPAELARHVMEDADKDFPGKVREGDILVAGKNFGCGSSREHAPIAIKAAGIQAVIARSFARIFYRNSFNIGLPIFESVEASERIQEGDVVEIDADEGAIKNLTRNERYTAKPIPAFMQELIKAGGLIEWTKKKVKGAVA; this is encoded by the coding sequence GTGATTCTGAAAGGCAGGGTATGGAGGTTCGGGAATGACGTCGACACAGACGCGATAATTCCTGCGAGGTATCTGAGTACATCGGACCCTGCAGAACTCGCGAGGCATGTCATGGAAGATGCGGATAAGGATTTCCCCGGAAAAGTGCGCGAGGGTGATATTCTCGTCGCCGGCAAGAACTTCGGCTGCGGTTCATCAAGAGAACATGCGCCGATAGCGATAAAGGCAGCGGGCATTCAGGCCGTCATCGCAAGGAGCTTCGCGAGGATCTTCTACAGGAACTCTTTCAATATCGGACTCCCGATTTTTGAATCCGTTGAGGCATCGGAGAGGATTCAAGAGGGCGATGTTGTCGAAATAGACGCTGATGAGGGTGCGATCAAGAATCTCACGCGGAACGAGCGCTATACGGCGAAGCCGATCCCTGCCTTCATGCAAGAGCTGATAAAGGCCGGCGGGCTGATCGAGTGGACCAAGAAGAAGGTAAAAGGAGCTGTTGCATGA